Part of the Chroogloeocystis siderophila 5.2 s.c.1 genome, TAATTTTTAATTTAGCAGCAGTGAGTGTTTCTCCACCTTCTGGGGTAAAGGTTTTATATAATTCACCATTAATTAAAGGAATTTTACCGAGTAGATAACGATTCGGTTCGGATTCTAACTTGGTTAATCTGCTAACATTTTTTTCATTTGTCTTATCAGGTTTAGGCTTTTTACGTTTCCAACTGTGCGAACCTACAAACCATAAATAAGGCTCTACATAAGCCATACCTTCGATATCAATCTCTTGCTCTTCGGTTGCTGGTAAATCTATAAAATCTTTGACTCGAAACTGCTTATGCTCTGTAAATAATTGTAGATCAGAATTGTAAGTTAATCGCTCGATTGATGATGTTTCATCTGACCCTAACCATAAATATTTATCAGTTGTTAAGCGTATAGCAGAAAGATCTTCTCGATGCTCTCTAAATTCATCCTCAAAGCGCAGAATAATTTGGTTTTTATTGTGTTGGTTAGTCATAAATTATAAAATTAATTTGTTCTTTATTAATCCTACTAAAAATTATATTTTAGCTTTACTGATTGTAAAATTAGCCTCTTTACAAAGTAGCGTTTTGGTGGTACAAGCATCAAGCGGCTAAAATGCTAATTACTGTAACAAAAACCGCAGTCTTTTCATAAGCCTAACCACACCAAGGCAACTCATGCAAAGATATTCTCGCAAGCTCTATATTAAATTAACTCAAAAAACTTTCCGCAGATGACAATGATGCTCTAATCTCTAAAATAAGAAACGTACCTCAGGCAATTATCGGAGACTTAACTTATGGTTGCAGGAGAATTATTCATCTCAGAAGAGATGATGACTGCGCCGGAACATCCTTTAGCGAATCAGTTAGAAGCCTCTGTAGCAGATCCCTTGCAAGAGTCACTCGTTAAAATTCGGGAGAAGCAAAAGCACGACCGCATTCCTGGAATCGTTAAACGGCTCGTACCCATCGATAATAGTACGACTTGGGAGTACTGGTGGTGCGTTCCTGGACGCATGATTTTACCCGAAGACTTAGAAGTATTGCAAAGCGATCGCCCGCGTGTCGAAGCAATTTTATCGCGAATGGTTTGGCTGTGGGGAGGGCATTGCTTCGGCGAACAATCAATGCATAATCTTTCCAACAGCGAACCAATTTACGATTGGCAAAAAGTTTTAGATTTTGCCCACCAACAAAACCTCACACCAGAAATTCTCGATATCGATTATTTACCTGCGGTCGTCAATCGATTATACACTCAAGAATCTGACGCCGTTTCAAGTCGCGCTACTCCTGAATATGTAGGCGTAGAACCTGCCCATTGGCATATTGAACTTTTTCAACTACAACCTATTGAAGGCGGCTACGAATTAAAAGAACCAAAACAACTCTGCAGTTGCCAAATCTGGACGAGTAAACCTTTTCTCAAACATATCGCCACCGGCGAGATAAAGTTTCCAGAAAAAAACTTGTGGCTGTCGCGTCCGCTTGACTTAACGATCCCTCCTTGGTCATCACCTGAAATTGCTGGGTATTAGTACACTATCGCACCAGCACTTAAGCAGATAGAATATATATAATGGATGTCTTTGGCTATTGTCATTACCTCGTTCACTCACACATCCCTATCGAGCTTGAGTAGTTTAACTCAAGAGCGTAACTACCATGATATTAAGTACCCATAAAGCTCATACTCTAGGAGACTGGGCATCGCTAGCAATTCAAAAGCATTTTGAGAAATTTCTCAAGCACGAAGCCAACGTCCTAAAAGACAAACATCCTGAAGACTTACACCAAATGCGTGTGGGGATGCGTCGATTACGCAGTGCGATAACAGGGTTTGCACCAGCAATTGATTTACCAAAACCCGCACAAGAAAAAAAAATCGGCAATATTGCTCGTATCTTAGGTGAATTACGCGACCTAGACGTATTGCGCGAAGCCTTAGAGAAAAAATATCAGCCGACTTTACCAGGAAAAGAAAAAAAGTCGCTCGATAAAGTCCTCACTCAACTAGATAAAAAACGTACTCAAGCATTTGCTCAAGTTAAAACAACTTTAGAAGGCGATGCTTATCAATCCCTCAAGCAGTCTTTAACAAAATGGCTTAAGCAACCCTCCTATCATAGAATTGCTCAAATGCCAATACAAGAAGTATTACCAGATTTACTTTCACCACAAGTCAGTCAACTACTCCTGCATCCTGGCTGGTTAGTCGGTACTGAAGTGAAAGATGGCGAAATTCATATTTTACAAGACCTCTCGCCAGCAATGGTAGAACAGCAACTTGCTGATGACGGTTCGCTGCTGCACGATTTACGCAAAGAAGCAAAACGTACTCGCTATCAAATGGAAGTCTTTAGTGACTTCTATGGCGACACTTACAATACTTATCTCGAAGAAGTTAAGCGCATTCAGAGCATATTAGGTCAAATTCAAGATAGCTTTATTTTGTCTGAATTTATGACCGATTCTTTGCGTTTAGAAATGAAAAGCCATCTACCCAACTTGGCGAACCAACTCACAGGCGCAAACTACCAATCATGGCAAGAGTGGCAAAGTATCCATCAGCGGTACTTGAATCCCGAAACTAGAACTAACTTTCGGGCAATGATTTTGCAACCAAATGCAGAAATCACTCAATCAGGCAAATTCGATGGCTAGCTTGGCGACTTCCTTCGCAGCTAGAAAAACAAAGTCCACCTGTGTGGACTTGCTAGCCCAACTCTAGGAGAAACTCTCAAAGTTCCTCTTGGATTATGCAGGGCTGATTCATTGACAGATCTCATTGTCCTTTTTCTACAATCAATGAATCAGCCCTGGGGGACGCAAGGGGGCTTCGCTTAGAACTGATTAGCAACTGAAGACTGAACGCTAATTTGCGTGTCATGAGTTACCGTTGATTCGTTAACCTGCTGAATTTCGTCTTTGATGGGGCGACGCACTTCAATCAAGCTAATAGCACGGTTCACACTCTCAGGCAGAATCACAACTAAACTACCTTCAGA contains:
- a CDS encoding CHAD domain-containing protein; amino-acid sequence: MILSTHKAHTLGDWASLAIQKHFEKFLKHEANVLKDKHPEDLHQMRVGMRRLRSAITGFAPAIDLPKPAQEKKIGNIARILGELRDLDVLREALEKKYQPTLPGKEKKSLDKVLTQLDKKRTQAFAQVKTTLEGDAYQSLKQSLTKWLKQPSYHRIAQMPIQEVLPDLLSPQVSQLLLHPGWLVGTEVKDGEIHILQDLSPAMVEQQLADDGSLLHDLRKEAKRTRYQMEVFSDFYGDTYNTYLEEVKRIQSILGQIQDSFILSEFMTDSLRLEMKSHLPNLANQLTGANYQSWQEWQSIHQRYLNPETRTNFRAMILQPNAEITQSGKFDG